The Salvelinus fontinalis isolate EN_2023a chromosome 36, ASM2944872v1, whole genome shotgun sequence genome window below encodes:
- the LOC129835463 gene encoding titin-like codes for MLFTLPKATLTVKPNPVFPGETVTLTCSVESDSIWNYQWYKDRNDNVVSQSVRHTITGDTLTINGATVNEGPYWCQGKRESRPTSSSISEPVTITVNALPVASVSVSPQGLLYSGETVSLQCVIPGYTDWTYYWYKNNQHLPDETSEVIDIIIHTTQTGQAGQYRCEGLTTDRHQRSQPSNDVTISVTALPKATLTVEPNPVFPGETVTLMCSVGSDSIWNYQWYKDRNDNVVSQSGYSNIGVSHTSRADVSDQGQYWCEGNRASRPTSSQPSGPVTLTVKALPTVSVKIVTPQGLLYPGETVTLQCDISDYTDWTYRWFRYNKELPSQTRKNITISLPDQAGQYKCVGRRKGRPQKSNLSSALPIIITALPKTTLTVKPNPAYTGETVTLTCSVGSDSIWNYQWYKDRNDNVVSQSGYINIGVSHTISRADVSDQGQYWCEGNRVSRPTSSQPSNAVTLTVKDYQPKTTLTSDKENVFTGDSVTLSCTVESSGWKFYWYRHRLDSTPVTTTSGYSYTLSWVSVSDGGQYWCRAGRGDPVYYTLYSDPVQINITERPVAVLVLQPNWTQIFIRETVTMRCDIQGGGDSDWNYKMYKNSQLLLPLNTKSEYRISSVYRSNSGSYTCVGVKGSTFSKTSEAVKLTVSDQPKAVLSISPQWLNPGDSVSLSCEVDKTSADWRFSWYRTVPYRAGLPSLSDKSYSLQPLSDNGTSEDSYTLIPAGPTPTGGYVCRAGRGDPVYDTLYSEPQFLWSGDLQPSVSLTVNPNRSQHFRWTSLSLSCELKGNSTGWRLMRYTETAWPSECPSTWRAITEYTCTIRSLNTWYSGVFWCESGSGEYSNAVNITVNDGDVILESPVHPVTEGDSVTLTCTFRYQGTNPKPKTDFYKDGELIKNETTGEMTIPTVSKSDEGFYKCKSDEGESPESWVTVRVSPVVSPGSSTSVLVGVVVGLVVAGVLLVILLVLLVRYQNRKGSCFNRIFWPPQPQRTYQEPQQDQGSTQGQAPDTVYIGLHGQSLNPDLYQSPLCKLIP; via the exons ATGTTGTTTA CTCTGCCCAAAGCTACACTGACTGTAAAACCCAACCCTGTGTTCCCTGGAGAGACAGTTACTCTGACGTGTTCAGTAGAGTCTGACAGTATCTGGAACTATCAGTGGTACAAAGACAGGAATGATAATGTAGTATCCCAGTCTGTCAGACACACTATAACAGGAGACACCCTCACCATCAATGGAGCAACAGTGAATGAGGGTCCCTACTGGtgtcagggaaagagagagtccaGACCCACTTCTTCATCCATCAGTGAACCTGTTACTATCACCGTCAATG CTCTGCCTGTGGCCTCAGtgagtgtctctcctcagggtctcCTCTACTCTGGAGAGACAGTCAGTCTGCAGTGTGTCATACCAGGCTACACAGACTGGACGTACTACTGGTACAAAAACAACCAACATCTTCCTGATGAGACCAGTGAAGTCATCGATATCATCATCCACACCACTCAGACTGGTCAGGCTGGTCAGTACAGATGTGAGGGGCTGACGACAGATCGGCACCAGAGGTCACAACCCAGTAATGACGTCACCATCAGTGTCACTG CTCTGCCCAAAGCTACACTGACTGTAGAGCCAAACCCTGTGTTCCCTGGAGAGACAGTTACTctgatgtgttcagtagggtctGACAGTATCTGGAACTATCAGTGGTACAAAGACAGGAATGATAATGTAGTATCCCAGTCTGGTTACAGCAACATTGGAGTCTCTCACACCAGTAGAGCTGATGTGTCTGACCAGGGTCAGTACTGGTGTGAAGGGAACAGAGCGTCTAGACCCACATCTTCACAACCTAGTGGTCCTGTCACTCTCACTGTAAAAG CTCTGCCCACCGTCTCAGTGAAGATAGTCACTCCACAGGGTCTCCTCTACCCTGGAGAGACAGTCACTCTGCAGTGTGACATATCAGACTACACAGACTGGACGTACCGCTGGTTCAGATACAATAAAGAGCTTCCCAGTCAGACCAGAAAAAACATCACCATCTCTCTGCCTGACCAGGCTGGTCAGTACAAGTGTGTTGGGAGGAGGAAAGGTCGGCCCCAGAAGTCAAATCTCAGCTCAGCTCTCCCCATCATCATCACTG CTCTTCCTAAAACTACTCTGACTGTGAAGCCAAACCCTGCATACACTGGAGAGACAGTTACTCTGACCTGTTCAGTAGGGTCTGACAGTATCTGGAACTATCAGTGGTACAAAGACAGGAATGATAATGTAGTGTCCCAGTCTGGTTACATTAACATTGGAGTCTCTCACACCATCAGTAGAGCTGATGTGTCTGACCAGGGTCAGTACTGGTGTGAAGGGAACAGAGTGTCTAGACCCACATCTTCACAACCTAGTAATGCTGTTACTCTCACTGTAAAAG ATTATCAGCCAAAGACCACACTGACTTCAGACAAAGAGAACGTATTCACAGGAGACAGTGTGACACTGAGCTGTACTGTAGAGTCTTCTGGATGGAAGTTTTACTGGTACAGACACAGACTAGACTCTACACCAGTAACCACAACCTCTGGATACTCCTACACACTCAGCTGGGTCAGTGTCTCTGATGGAGGACAGTACTGGTGCAGAGCTGGGAGAGGAGACCCAGTCTACTACACCCTGTACAGTGACCCAGTCCAGATAAACATTACTG AGAGACCTGTAGCTGTTCTGGTCCTCCAACCCAACTGGACCCAGATATTCATTAGAGAGACTGTTACTATGAGATGTGACATACAGGGAGGAGGAGACTCTGACTGGAACTACAAAATGTATAAGAATAGTCAGTTATTGCTCCCCTTAAACACAAAGTCTGAGTACAGAATCAGTTCTGTGTACAGGTCTAACAGTGGTTCATATACCTGTGTGGGTGTAAAGGGAAGCACGTTCTCCAAGACCAGTGAGGCTGTAAAACTGACTGTGTCTG ATCAACCCAAGGCTGTCCTGAGTATCTCTCCTCAGTGGCTGAACCCTGGAGACTCAGTGTCTCTGAGCTGTGAAGTTGACAAGACGTCTGCAGACTGGAGGTTCTCCTGGTACAGGACTGTTCCCTACAGAGCTGGGTTACCCTCCCTATCAGACAAGTCTTACTCTCTACAGCCCCTATCTGACAATGGGACTAGTGAAGACTCCTACACTCTGATCCCTGCTGGTCCTACTCCCACAGGAGGATATGTGTGTAGAGCTGGGAGAGGAGACCCAGTCTATGACACACTCTACAGTGAACCTCAGTTTCTCTGGTCAGGAG ATCTGCAGCCGTCAGTGTCTCTTACAGTAAATCCCAACAGAAGTCAGCATTTTAGATGGACATCTCTCTCACTGAGCTGTGAGCTGAAGGGGAACTCTACTGGATGGAGACTGatgagatacacagagacagcaTGGCCGTCAGAGTGTCCATCTACCTGGAGAGCAATAACAGAATACACCTGCACCATCAGATCATTGAACACATGGTACAGTGGAGTGTTCTGGTGTGAGTCTGGGTCAGGAGAGTACAGTAATGCTGTCAACATCACAGTGAACG ATGGTGATGTGATCCTGGAGAGTCCTGTCCATCCCGTGACTGAAGGAGACTCTGTGACTCTGACCTGTACATTTAGATATCAGGGAACAAATCCTAAACCCAAGACTGATTTCTACAAAGATGGAGAACTCATCAAGAATGAGACCACAGGAGAGATGACCATCCCTACAGTATCCAAGTCAGATGAAGGATTCTATAAGTGTAAATCTGATGAAGGAGAATCACCAGAGAGCTGGGTGACAGTGAGAG tctctccagtCGTATCTCCTGGATCCTCTACATCAGTCCTAGTAGGAGTGGTTGTGGGTCTGGTTGTTGCTGGTGTTCTACTGGTCATTCTCCTGGTCCTGCTGGTGAGATATCAGAACAGAAAAG GTTCCTGTTTCAACAGAATATTCTG GCCCCCTCAGCCCCAGAGAACCTACCAGGAACCCCAACAGGACCAAGGATCTACCCAGGGCCAGGCTCCTGATACTGTTTATATAGGTCTACATGGTCAATCTCTCAACCCAGACCTCTACCAGTCTCCTCTCTGTAAACTCATACCATGA